A part of Aquibium oceanicum genomic DNA contains:
- a CDS encoding type II toxin-antitoxin system VapC family toxin, with translation MSGFVLDSSVLIAILAAEPDADRFKRYIDEDVNAQISAATVHEAFCVASGERLRDGAARLERMLDLIGPVIVPFDVQQLSASRQAYARFGRGSGHPAKLNMGDCFSYALARTRNLPLLFKGNDFIHTDIEPALKPA, from the coding sequence GTGAGCGGCTTCGTCCTCGACAGCTCGGTGCTCATCGCGATCCTCGCCGCCGAACCGGACGCGGACCGTTTCAAGCGCTACATCGACGAGGACGTCAATGCGCAGATCAGCGCCGCGACGGTGCACGAGGCGTTCTGTGTCGCATCGGGGGAGCGGCTGCGCGACGGCGCGGCACGGCTGGAAAGGATGCTCGACCTGATCGGCCCCGTCATCGTTCCCTTCGACGTGCAGCAACTGTCCGCCAGCCGCCAGGCTTATGCGCGGTTCGGCAGGGGCTCGGGCCATCCGGCCAAGCTCAACATGGGCGACTGCTTCTCCTATGCCCTCGCCCGGACGCGCAACCTGCCCCTGCTTTTCAAGGGCAACGATTTCATCCATACCGACATCGAACCGGCATTGAAGCCGGCGTGA
- a CDS encoding FitA-like ribbon-helix-helix domain-containing protein produces MSNLTIRNLDPEVKHSLRRLAAERGVSMEQEARERLAESVNRATRRKTSIFDELTKLGAAPDEPFDQKRTTDEMWDESFR; encoded by the coding sequence ATGTCCAACCTGACGATCCGCAATCTCGATCCGGAAGTGAAGCACAGCCTGCGGCGGCTTGCGGCCGAGCGCGGCGTGTCGATGGAACAGGAGGCCCGCGAGCGGCTGGCCGAGAGCGTGAACCGCGCCACCCGGCGCAAGACGTCAATCTTCGACGAACTGACGAAACTCGGCGCCGCGCCAGATGAGCCCTTCGACCAGAAGAGGACCACCGACGAAATGTGGGACGAGAGCTTCCGGTGA
- the ubiB gene encoding 2-polyprenylphenol 6-hydroxylase, which yields MTTVGAYFRLARAGWIMVREGVVAALPGDQLTGPPKTAWRVARLMARRRSAGRDRSERFAKAATRLGPSYVKLGQFLATRPDVVGTEIALDLANLQDRMEKFPQAQSVAAVQDSLGRPVRELFETLGEPVAAASIAQVHPATLPESGRRVAVKVIRPGVRRRFFHDLESYFVAARLQERFIPATRRLRPVQVTETLAQTTKIEMDLRLEAAALSEIAENTRDDPGFRVPTVDWERTGRDVLTLEWIDGVKMSNIEGLREAGHDLPALAANLIQNFLRHTLRDGFFHGDMHPGNLFVEADGTIVAVDFGITGRLGKKERRFLAEILYGFIMRDYRRVAEVHFEAGYVPAKHDVAAFAQAIRAIGEPIHGQPAETISMAKLLTLLFEVTELFDMAARPELVLLQKTMVVVEGVSRSLDPHFNMWKTAEPVVGDWIAANLGPRGLLTDARDGVSAMVALARQAPELAARAERLSREIDAMAEHGLRFDDETARAIGKAEARHTRSGRVALWVIALALVWIAWQVA from the coding sequence ATGACCACCGTCGGCGCCTATTTCCGCCTCGCCCGGGCCGGCTGGATCATGGTTCGCGAGGGCGTGGTGGCAGCCTTGCCGGGCGACCAGCTGACCGGTCCGCCGAAGACCGCGTGGCGCGTGGCGCGGCTTATGGCGCGCCGCCGCTCGGCCGGGCGCGACCGCTCGGAGCGCTTCGCCAAAGCGGCAACCCGGCTCGGCCCGTCCTACGTCAAGCTCGGCCAGTTCCTCGCTACCCGCCCGGACGTTGTGGGCACCGAGATCGCGCTCGATCTCGCCAATCTGCAAGACCGGATGGAGAAGTTCCCGCAGGCCCAGTCCGTGGCTGCCGTGCAGGACTCGCTCGGTCGGCCGGTCAGGGAACTTTTCGAGACACTCGGCGAGCCAGTGGCGGCCGCGTCGATCGCGCAGGTGCATCCCGCCACGCTTCCCGAGAGCGGACGCCGCGTCGCGGTGAAGGTTATCCGTCCGGGGGTGCGCCGGCGCTTCTTTCATGACCTCGAGAGCTATTTCGTCGCCGCGCGCTTGCAGGAACGCTTCATCCCCGCGACCCGCCGGTTGCGGCCGGTGCAGGTGACGGAGACGCTGGCGCAGACGACCAAGATCGAAATGGACCTGCGGTTGGAGGCGGCGGCGCTTTCCGAGATCGCGGAGAACACCCGGGACGATCCGGGCTTCCGCGTGCCGACGGTGGACTGGGAGCGCACCGGGCGCGACGTGCTGACGCTGGAATGGATCGACGGCGTCAAGATGTCGAACATCGAGGGGCTGCGCGAGGCGGGGCACGACCTGCCGGCGCTCGCCGCCAACCTGATCCAGAATTTCCTGCGCCACACGCTGCGCGACGGGTTCTTCCACGGCGACATGCACCCCGGCAACCTGTTCGTGGAGGCGGACGGGACGATCGTGGCGGTCGATTTCGGCATCACCGGCCGGCTCGGCAAGAAGGAGCGCCGGTTCCTGGCCGAGATCCTCTACGGCTTCATCATGCGCGACTACCGGCGCGTGGCGGAGGTGCATTTCGAGGCGGGCTACGTGCCGGCGAAACACGACGTCGCCGCCTTCGCGCAGGCGATCCGGGCGATCGGCGAGCCGATCCACGGCCAGCCGGCCGAGACGATCTCCATGGCCAAGCTCCTGACGCTGCTCTTCGAGGTGACGGAACTCTTCGACATGGCCGCTCGGCCGGAGCTGGTGCTCTTGCAGAAGACGATGGTGGTGGTGGAAGGCGTGTCGCGCTCGCTCGACCCGCATTTCAACATGTGGAAGACCGCCGAGCCGGTGGTGGGCGACTGGATCGCGGCCAATCTCGGACCGCGCGGCCTGCTGACCGACGCGCGCGACGGGGTGAGCGCGATGGTGGCTCTCGCCCGCCAGGCGCCGGAACTCGCCGCGCGCGCCGAACGGCTGTCGCGGGAGATCGACGCCATGGCGGAGCACGGGTTGCGCTTCGACGATGAGACCGCGCGCGCGATCGGCAAGGCGGAGGCGCGGCACACGCGGTCCGGGCGGGTGGCGCTGTGGGTGATCGCGCTGGCGCTGGTGTGGATCGCCTGGCAGGTGGCGTGA
- the ubiE gene encoding bifunctional demethylmenaquinone methyltransferase/2-methoxy-6-polyprenyl-1,4-benzoquinol methylase UbiE, with protein sequence MTEPRTTARGGMENSFGFRSVPAGEKQPLVDEVFHKVAKRYDLMNDLMSGGLHRLWKDAMVSWLNPPKRAGWTSLDVAGGTGDIAFRIVEASGHHAKVTVLDINGSMLAVGRERAEKRGLADNVGFVEANAEELPFPDDSFDAYTIAFGIRNVPKIDRALSEAYRVLKPGGRFLCLEFSDVDLPMLDRAYEAWSFNAIPAIGKAVTGDADSYRYLVESIRKFPNQDDFARMVEAAGFERVTYRNHSAGIAAVHSGWKL encoded by the coding sequence ATGACAGAACCAAGAACGACCGCGCGCGGCGGAATGGAAAACTCCTTCGGCTTTCGCAGCGTTCCCGCCGGTGAGAAGCAGCCGCTCGTGGACGAGGTCTTCCACAAGGTGGCCAAGCGCTACGACCTGATGAACGACCTGATGTCGGGCGGGCTGCACCGGCTGTGGAAGGATGCCATGGTATCGTGGCTGAACCCGCCGAAGCGCGCCGGCTGGACGAGCCTCGACGTGGCGGGCGGCACAGGCGACATCGCCTTCCGCATCGTCGAGGCATCCGGTCATCACGCAAAGGTGACGGTGCTGGACATCAACGGGTCCATGCTGGCGGTCGGACGCGAGCGGGCCGAGAAGCGCGGGCTTGCCGACAATGTCGGCTTCGTGGAGGCGAATGCAGAGGAACTGCCGTTTCCCGACGACAGCTTCGACGCCTACACCATCGCCTTCGGCATCAGGAACGTGCCTAAGATCGACCGGGCGCTTTCGGAGGCCTACCGGGTGCTGAAGCCGGGCGGGCGGTTCCTGTGCCTGGAGTTCTCGGACGTCGACCTGCCGATGCTGGACCGGGCCTACGAGGCGTGGTCGTTCAACGCCATCCCCGCGATCGGCAAGGCGGTGACGGGCGATGCCGATTCCTACCGCTATCTGGTGGAATCGATCCGCAAGTTTCCCAACCAGGACGACTTCGCCAGGATGGTCGAGGCTGCGGGGTTCGAACGGGTGACCTACCGCAACCATTCGGCCGGCATCGCGGCGGTCCACTCCGGCTGGAAGCTTTGA
- a CDS encoding adenosine deaminase, with protein sequence MVLKAEIHCHIEGAASPDLVVKQAQKYGADVSGFIRDGAFVWDDFTSFLAAYDQSADLFRDEGDYARLAETYLSSLARDGAIYSEFFTSPDHAERAGLSAAAYTAGLAEGMRRARAKTGIESRMIVTGVRHFGVESVEKAARFAARCGEPLVTGFGMAGEERFGDPEDYVRAFEIAREAGLGITVHAGEFGGWESVQSALDHFRPTRIGHGVRAIENPDLVSRIADEGVVLECCPGSNVALRVFESFENHPFPKLRAAGCKVTLNSDDPPYFWTTLKHEYEIAREHFGMDDKALTSVTRTAIEAAYVDKKTKASLLARLDGAKR encoded by the coding sequence ATGGTCCTCAAGGCGGAGATTCACTGTCACATCGAAGGTGCCGCCTCGCCGGACCTCGTCGTGAAACAGGCGCAGAAATACGGCGCCGACGTGTCCGGCTTCATCCGCGACGGCGCCTTCGTCTGGGACGATTTCACCAGCTTCCTCGCCGCCTACGACCAGTCGGCCGATCTCTTCCGCGACGAGGGCGACTATGCCCGCCTCGCCGAGACCTATCTTTCCAGCCTGGCCCGCGACGGCGCGATCTATTCGGAATTCTTTACCTCGCCGGATCACGCCGAGCGCGCCGGTCTTTCGGCCGCCGCCTACACAGCGGGCCTCGCCGAAGGCATGCGCCGCGCTCGGGCGAAGACCGGCATCGAGAGCCGCATGATCGTCACGGGCGTGCGCCATTTCGGCGTCGAGTCGGTGGAAAAGGCGGCCCGCTTCGCCGCCCGCTGCGGCGAGCCTCTGGTCACCGGCTTCGGCATGGCGGGCGAGGAGCGCTTCGGCGATCCGGAGGACTACGTCCGCGCCTTCGAGATCGCCCGCGAGGCGGGGCTGGGCATCACCGTCCATGCCGGCGAGTTCGGCGGCTGGGAGAGCGTGCAGTCCGCCCTCGACCATTTCAGGCCCACCCGCATCGGCCACGGCGTGCGCGCCATCGAGAACCCGGACCTCGTCTCCCGGATCGCCGACGAGGGCGTGGTGCTGGAATGCTGCCCCGGCTCCAACGTCGCGCTGCGCGTCTTCGAAAGCTTCGAAAACCATCCCTTCCCGAAGCTGCGCGCCGCCGGCTGCAAGGTAACGCTCAATTCCGACGATCCGCCCTATTTCTGGACCACCCTGAAACACGAATACGAGATCGCGCGCGAGCATTTCGGCATGGACGACAAGGCCCTGACCTCCGTCACCCGCACCGCCATCGAGGCCGCCTATGTCGACAAGAAGACGAAGGCGTCGCTCCTCGCCCGGCTGGACGGCGCCAAGCGCTAG
- a CDS encoding 2Fe-2S iron-sulfur cluster-binding protein, translating to MKTDLTVNGRTRTIEADPRTTLLDALRIHLGLPGTKKGCDHGQCGACTVIVEGRRINSCLSLACMHEGDDVVTIEGLGTPGALSDLQKAFVEHDGFQCGFCTPGQICSATAMLAEFEAGWPSHVTGDVAADPEFSVEEIAERMSGNLCRCSAHPNIVDAILDAAGRARS from the coding sequence ATGAAAACCGACCTGACGGTCAACGGCCGGACAAGAACCATCGAAGCCGACCCGCGCACCACCCTGCTCGATGCGCTTCGCATCCATCTTGGTCTTCCCGGCACGAAAAAGGGCTGCGACCACGGCCAATGCGGCGCCTGCACGGTGATCGTGGAAGGGCGGCGCATCAACTCCTGCCTCTCGCTCGCTTGCATGCACGAGGGCGACGACGTCGTGACCATCGAGGGCCTCGGCACGCCCGGCGCGCTGTCGGATCTCCAGAAGGCCTTCGTCGAGCACGACGGCTTCCAGTGCGGCTTCTGCACCCCCGGCCAGATTTGCTCGGCCACCGCCATGCTCGCCGAATTCGAAGCCGGTTGGCCGAGCCACGTCACCGGCGACGTCGCTGCCGATCCGGAGTTCTCCGTTGAGGAGATCGCGGAGCGCATGAGCGGCAATCTGTGCCGCTGCTCAGCCCATCCCAACATCGTCGATGCGATCCTTGACGCGGCCGGAAGGGCGCGCTCATGA
- a CDS encoding FAD binding domain-containing protein — MTPFDYSRAATPAEAARLGSEGATFIAGGTNLLDLMKLEVMTPDRLVDINRLDLGGIEETQDGGLRIGALVRNSDLAADRRVRDAYPVLAEALLAGASGQLRNKATTGGNLLQRTRCYYFYDTAMPCNKREPGSGCQALGGVTRLHAIFGASEHCIATHPSDMAVVMRALDAMVEIRSAGDEVRQVPIGDFYRLPGDTPQIENVLEPGDLITAVVLPSPRAGRQTYRKVRDRASYAFALVSVAGVLDVEDGRIMRPAFAFGGVAHMPWRNAEFEAMLDGQPLSSDLFDRATAHLVADAKPQDGNAFKVPLLKRTLRAVLRELTEG, encoded by the coding sequence ATGACCCCGTTCGACTATTCCCGCGCCGCAACTCCGGCCGAGGCCGCTCGGCTCGGCAGCGAAGGCGCGACCTTCATCGCCGGCGGCACCAATCTCCTCGACCTGATGAAGCTCGAAGTGATGACCCCCGACCGCCTGGTCGACATCAACCGGCTGGATCTCGGCGGGATCGAGGAAACGCAGGATGGAGGCCTGAGGATCGGTGCGCTGGTGCGCAACAGCGATCTCGCCGCCGACCGCCGCGTGCGCGATGCCTATCCCGTGCTCGCGGAAGCGCTGCTCGCCGGCGCCAGCGGCCAGCTCCGCAACAAGGCGACGACCGGCGGCAACCTCCTGCAGCGCACCCGCTGCTACTATTTTTACGACACCGCGATGCCCTGCAACAAGCGGGAGCCCGGCTCCGGATGCCAGGCCCTCGGCGGGGTCACCCGCCTGCACGCGATCTTCGGCGCCAGCGAACACTGTATAGCCACCCACCCCAGCGACATGGCGGTGGTCATGCGTGCGCTCGACGCAATGGTCGAGATCCGCTCGGCCGGCGACGAAGTGCGCCAGGTTCCGATCGGAGACTTCTACCGGCTGCCAGGCGATACGCCGCAGATCGAGAACGTGCTGGAGCCCGGCGACCTGATAACTGCGGTCGTGCTGCCGTCGCCTCGCGCCGGACGTCAGACCTACCGCAAGGTGCGCGACCGGGCCTCCTATGCCTTCGCGCTGGTCTCGGTGGCCGGCGTCCTCGACGTCGAGGACGGCCGCATCATGCGTCCGGCATTCGCCTTCGGCGGCGTCGCCCACATGCCGTGGCGCAACGCGGAGTTCGAAGCGATGCTCGATGGCCAGCCGTTGTCGTCGGACCTCTTCGACCGCGCGACCGCGCACCTTGTCGCCGACGCGAAGCCGCAGGACGGCAACGCCTTCAAGGTCCCGCTCCTGAAACGCACGCTGCGCGCCGTCCTGCGCGAACTGACGGAGGGCTGA
- a CDS encoding xanthine dehydrogenase family protein molybdopterin-binding subunit: MTLHIKMDDKVDADRLEEMVQGVVGEPLDRPDGPLKVSGMAPYAMDALPDGSLFGVLVRSTVPAGRMTGADSDAIEALPGIRAVVIDDRFLRNPAQGMAGAAPVQDPHAIAYFGQPVALVVGETFEQARHGALMLGLTLESDRDVVVAPDSPGVEIETPEKKQQSSGDLAKAMREAAHTVDGTYTTPSHVSAAMEPHAAIARWDGDDVVLRGSYQMLRFNRAELADSLGIDEKHVRILSPYVGGGFGSKLGIAPEAVAAAIASKKLGAPVAVAMSRQQVFETVMRRSETSQRIRLAADAEGRLTGIGHEALVSNLPDEKFSEPVTQATPFLYRGKNRVIGHRIARLHRTCAGSVRAPGEAVGVTMLEIAMDELAVASGIDPVELRLRNIPDEDPTQGIPFSSNKLAEALRMGADKFGWDRRSAEPGSVRDGEWLVGMGMASAVRVNMLIEAKARVTLTSDGRARVETDMTDIGTGTYAILTQVAAEMLGLPVESVETRLGDTDLPPGSGSGGSFGAASNGTAVFLACEEIRRRLCDRLGCEPGDLTLKDGKAITGNRSIPLAEVLAGETIVAEGHAEPGEAEDKVRQATFGSYFAEVGVNSVTGETRVRRMLGVFSAGRILNAKTARSQCLGGMTFGIGMALTEEIFHDPRDGHIVNRDFAEYHLPVNADVPQIDVVLLEERDAWANPLQAKGIGELGICGAAAAVVNAIHNSCGVRVRDLPATLDKVIEGLELQGR, translated from the coding sequence ATGACCCTGCACATCAAGATGGACGACAAGGTCGATGCCGATCGGCTGGAGGAGATGGTCCAGGGCGTCGTCGGCGAGCCCCTCGACCGGCCGGACGGTCCGCTCAAGGTGTCGGGCATGGCGCCCTACGCGATGGACGCGCTGCCCGATGGAAGCCTTTTCGGCGTACTCGTTCGCTCCACCGTGCCGGCCGGGCGGATGACAGGCGCCGACTCCGACGCGATAGAGGCGTTGCCGGGAATACGCGCGGTCGTCATCGACGATCGCTTCCTGCGCAATCCGGCGCAGGGCATGGCCGGCGCCGCGCCGGTCCAGGATCCCCACGCGATCGCATATTTCGGACAGCCGGTCGCGCTTGTCGTCGGGGAGACCTTCGAGCAGGCGCGCCACGGCGCGCTGATGCTCGGCCTGACGCTGGAATCCGACCGGGACGTCGTGGTCGCACCGGATTCTCCTGGCGTTGAGATCGAGACGCCCGAGAAGAAGCAGCAGTCCAGCGGCGATCTAGCCAAGGCGATGCGCGAGGCCGCCCACACGGTCGACGGGACCTACACGACACCCTCGCATGTGAGCGCCGCCATGGAGCCGCATGCCGCGATCGCCCGGTGGGACGGCGACGACGTCGTCCTGCGGGGCAGCTACCAGATGCTGCGCTTCAACCGTGCGGAACTGGCGGATTCGCTCGGCATCGACGAGAAACACGTACGCATCCTGTCGCCTTATGTCGGCGGCGGCTTCGGCTCCAAGCTCGGCATCGCGCCGGAGGCCGTCGCGGCCGCCATTGCCTCGAAGAAGCTCGGCGCGCCGGTCGCGGTGGCGATGAGCCGCCAGCAGGTCTTCGAGACCGTCATGCGCCGCTCCGAGACGAGCCAGCGCATCCGTCTCGCCGCCGACGCCGAAGGGCGGCTGACCGGCATCGGCCACGAGGCACTGGTCTCGAACCTGCCGGACGAAAAGTTCTCCGAGCCGGTCACCCAGGCAACCCCCTTCCTCTATCGCGGAAAAAACCGCGTGATCGGCCATCGCATCGCGCGCCTCCACCGCACTTGCGCCGGCTCCGTTCGCGCGCCCGGCGAAGCCGTCGGCGTCACCATGCTCGAGATCGCCATGGACGAACTCGCGGTGGCGAGCGGTATCGATCCGGTGGAATTGCGCCTGCGCAACATCCCCGACGAGGACCCGACCCAAGGCATCCCGTTCTCCTCCAACAAGCTCGCCGAGGCGCTGCGCATGGGGGCGGACAAGTTCGGCTGGGACCGCCGCAGTGCCGAGCCCGGCAGTGTGCGCGACGGCGAATGGCTGGTCGGCATGGGCATGGCCTCGGCCGTACGCGTCAACATGCTGATCGAAGCCAAGGCTCGCGTCACGCTGACATCGGACGGACGCGCCCGCGTCGAGACCGACATGACGGACATCGGCACCGGCACATACGCGATCCTGACCCAGGTCGCCGCCGAAATGCTCGGGCTTCCGGTCGAAAGCGTCGAAACGCGGCTCGGCGACACTGACCTTCCACCCGGCTCAGGCTCTGGCGGCTCCTTCGGCGCGGCCTCCAACGGCACCGCCGTGTTCCTGGCCTGCGAGGAGATCCGCCGCAGACTGTGCGACAGGCTTGGCTGCGAGCCCGGGGATCTGACGCTGAAGGACGGAAAGGCGATCACCGGCAACCGGAGCATCCCGCTCGCCGAAGTGCTGGCCGGCGAGACGATCGTTGCCGAAGGCCACGCCGAACCGGGCGAGGCGGAAGACAAGGTGCGGCAGGCGACGTTCGGCAGCTATTTCGCCGAGGTCGGCGTCAATTCGGTTACCGGCGAGACGCGGGTCCGGCGCATGCTCGGCGTCTTCTCGGCCGGGCGCATCCTCAACGCCAAGACGGCCCGCTCCCAGTGCTTGGGCGGCATGACTTTCGGCATCGGAATGGCGCTGACCGAGGAGATCTTCCACGACCCGCGCGACGGCCACATCGTCAACCGCGATTTCGCCGAGTACCACCTGCCGGTCAACGCGGACGTTCCGCAGATCGACGTGGTGCTGCTCGAAGAGCGCGACGCCTGGGCGAACCCGCTCCAGGCCAAGGGCATCGGCGAACTCGGCATCTGCGGGGCGGCGGCAGCGGTCGTCAATGCCATCCACAATTCATGCGGCGTGCGAGTGCGCGATCTTCCGGCCACCCTCGACAAGGTGATCGAAGGGCTGGAGCTCCAGGGGAGGTAA
- the upp gene encoding uracil phosphoribosyltransferase — MNGVTVVSHPLVQHKLTIMRKKETSTAGFRRLLREISLLLGYEVTRELELTTTEIETPLQTMQAPTLEGKKLVFASVLRAGNGLLEGLLDLVPAARVAHVGLYRDHDTLEAIEYFFKAPSDLADRLVIVVDPMLATANSAISAVEKLKQRGATNLRFLCLLAAPEGIERFTKAHPDVPIFTASIDERLNEKGYIVPGLGDAGDRMYGTK; from the coding sequence ATGAACGGCGTCACCGTGGTCAGTCACCCGCTTGTGCAGCACAAGCTCACGATCATGCGCAAGAAGGAGACGTCCACCGCCGGGTTCCGCCGCCTGCTGCGCGAGATATCCCTGCTGCTGGGATACGAGGTCACGCGTGAGCTGGAGCTGACGACCACGGAGATCGAAACGCCGCTCCAGACCATGCAGGCGCCGACGCTGGAGGGCAAGAAGCTGGTCTTCGCCTCTGTCCTGCGCGCCGGCAACGGGCTGCTCGAAGGCCTGCTCGACCTTGTGCCCGCCGCGCGTGTCGCCCATGTCGGCCTCTACCGCGACCACGACACGCTGGAAGCGATCGAATACTTCTTCAAGGCGCCGAGCGACCTCGCCGACCGGCTGGTGATCGTCGTCGATCCGATGCTGGCGACCGCCAACTCGGCCATCTCCGCGGTCGAGAAGCTCAAGCAGCGCGGCGCGACGAACCTGCGCTTCCTCTGCCTGCTCGCCGCACCGGAAGGCATCGAGCGCTTCACCAAGGCCCATCCCGACGTGCCGATCTTCACCGCGTCCATCGACGAGCGGCTGAACGAGAAGGGCTACATCGTGCCGGGTCTCGGCGATGCCGGCGACCGCATGTACGGCACCAAGTAG
- a CDS encoding TIGR02281 family clan AA aspartic protease, which translates to MTRKLLALSVSAGMAASVPLLYQANPNLFHDLAAVGLTQITPAPEEERPIPVVNLAAVPSQKQLTGRRVELTMGSRGHFTGEFKINGRRVDAMIDTGATLVAFNEATARKAGIKLSADDFRYRIETANGVALAASADLESLEIGRIRVEGVKAVVLKDHALNDILIGMSFLNRLSKVEVENGAMLLEQ; encoded by the coding sequence ATGACGCGCAAGCTGCTTGCACTCAGTGTCTCGGCCGGAATGGCGGCATCCGTGCCGCTGCTCTACCAGGCCAATCCCAACCTGTTCCACGACCTCGCCGCCGTGGGACTGACGCAGATCACCCCCGCCCCCGAGGAGGAGCGGCCGATCCCGGTCGTCAATCTTGCCGCCGTGCCGAGCCAGAAGCAGCTTACCGGCCGCCGCGTAGAACTGACGATGGGCTCGCGCGGCCACTTCACCGGCGAGTTCAAGATCAACGGCCGCCGCGTCGACGCGATGATCGATACCGGGGCGACGCTGGTCGCCTTCAACGAAGCCACGGCGCGCAAGGCCGGGATCAAGCTTTCTGCCGACGATTTCCGCTACCGGATCGAGACGGCGAACGGCGTCGCGCTCGCCGCCTCCGCCGATCTGGAATCCCTCGAGATCGGCCGCATCCGCGTCGAAGGTGTCAAGGCGGTGGTGCTGAAGGACCACGCGCTCAACGACATCCTCATCGGAATGAGCTTCCTGAACCGGCTCTCGAAGGTCGAGGTCGAGAACGGGGCGATGCTGCTGGAGCAGTAG
- the deoA gene encoding thymidine phosphorylase, producing the protein MLPQEIIRRKRDGKALTPDEIGFFVKGLADESVTEGQVAALAMAVFFNGMSREEAVALTLAMRDSGDVLSWDDLDGPIVDKHSTGGVGDNVSLMLAPIVAACGAYVPMISGRGLGHTGGTLDKMDSIPGYTSQPGNDLFGRTVREVGCAIIGQTGNLAPADKPFYAIRDVTATVESIPLITASILSKKLAAGLKGLVLDVKSGNGAFMAKGRDAVALATSLVEVANGAGLATTALLTDMNQPLASAAGNALEVINAVDFLTGRARDPRLEEVTLALASEMLVSAGLAGSRQEGEASARAALDGGNAAEVFGRMVASLGGPANFVEDCRAHLPAAPVVKAVPAPGSGFVTAIDTRGIGVAVVALGGGRTRPGDAIDHAVGLSDLAPVCGEVGPDAPLAMVHARDDAAAEAAIAAVREAYAVGEKRPSPGKPVLRHVGAPQ; encoded by the coding sequence GTGCTCCCTCAGGAAATCATCCGCAGGAAGCGCGACGGGAAGGCGCTGACGCCGGACGAGATCGGCTTCTTCGTGAAGGGGCTGGCGGACGAGAGCGTCACCGAGGGGCAGGTGGCGGCGCTCGCCATGGCGGTGTTCTTCAACGGCATGAGCCGCGAGGAGGCGGTGGCGCTGACGCTCGCCATGCGCGATTCGGGCGACGTGCTGTCGTGGGACGACCTCGACGGGCCGATCGTCGACAAGCATTCGACCGGCGGGGTGGGCGACAACGTCTCGCTGATGCTGGCGCCGATCGTGGCGGCCTGCGGCGCCTATGTGCCGATGATCTCCGGTCGCGGGCTTGGGCATACCGGCGGCACGCTGGACAAGATGGACTCGATCCCAGGCTACACCAGCCAGCCGGGGAACGACCTCTTCGGCCGGACGGTGCGGGAGGTGGGCTGCGCCATCATCGGGCAGACCGGCAACCTCGCACCGGCCGACAAGCCCTTCTATGCGATCCGCGACGTCACCGCGACGGTGGAATCGATCCCGCTGATCACCGCCTCGATCCTGTCGAAGAAGCTCGCGGCCGGCCTCAAGGGGCTGGTGCTCGACGTCAAGTCGGGCAACGGCGCCTTCATGGCCAAAGGCCGCGACGCGGTGGCGCTGGCGACGAGCCTGGTGGAGGTCGCCAACGGCGCCGGGCTCGCCACGACGGCGCTGCTGACCGACATGAACCAGCCGCTGGCCTCGGCGGCCGGCAACGCGCTGGAGGTGATCAACGCGGTCGACTTCCTGACCGGACGCGCCCGCGACCCGCGCCTGGAGGAGGTGACGCTCGCGCTCGCCTCCGAGATGCTGGTTTCGGCCGGGCTCGCGGGTTCGCGGCAGGAGGGCGAGGCTTCCGCGCGCGCGGCACTCGACGGCGGCAATGCGGCCGAAGTGTTCGGGCGGATGGTAGCGAGCCTCGGCGGGCCGGCGAATTTCGTGGAGGATTGCCGCGCGCACCTGCCGGCGGCACCGGTCGTGAAGGCGGTGCCGGCGCCGGGGAGCGGGTTCGTGACGGCGATCGACACGCGCGGCATCGGCGTCGCTGTCGTGGCGCTGGGCGGCGGCCGGACCAGACCCGGTGACGCGATCGATCATGCTGTGGGTCTGAGCGACCTGGCGCCGGTCTGCGGCGAGGTCGGTCCCGACGCTCCGCTGGCGATGGTGCATGCGCGCGACGACGCGGCGGCGGAGGCGGCGATCGCGGCGGTGCGCGAGGCCTACGCGGTGGGCGAAAAGCGGCCTTCCCCCGGCAAGCCGGTGCTGCGCCATGTCGGCGCGCCGCAATAA